Proteins from one uncultured Desulfuromonas sp. genomic window:
- a CDS encoding DUF1847 domain-containing protein, which produces MTDNNVFSCQQCSTVWSKTGKTFCTSPDGALPQPAHCPAAESGVIDEAFQHYVGTGDDARLAQVAARVEGMGCQANPDEGYVTTRWTRVEETIAFAKLMGFHTIGIATCLGLLLETEQLVKILKAQGFDVVTVCCKAGGHDKRDLGLAESDKVRPEHFEAACHPIAQAELLNRSSSEMNILVGLCVGHDMLFNKYSKVPVTTLVAKDRVTGHNPASVLYGQNFCYKRLQKTALDIPTT; this is translated from the coding sequence ATGACAGACAACAATGTGTTCAGCTGCCAGCAATGCAGCACGGTTTGGAGTAAAACAGGAAAAACTTTTTGTACCAGCCCTGATGGGGCATTGCCTCAACCGGCCCATTGCCCTGCGGCAGAGTCTGGTGTGATTGATGAGGCGTTTCAGCACTATGTTGGGACGGGAGACGATGCACGTCTCGCCCAGGTCGCAGCTCGTGTCGAGGGGATGGGTTGCCAAGCAAACCCAGATGAAGGTTATGTTACGACACGCTGGACACGGGTTGAGGAGACTATTGCCTTCGCCAAGCTGATGGGTTTCCACACGATCGGCATTGCTACCTGCCTTGGCTTGTTGTTGGAAACAGAGCAATTGGTTAAAATTCTTAAAGCACAGGGCTTTGATGTGGTGACGGTGTGCTGTAAGGCGGGTGGGCATGACAAGCGGGACTTGGGCCTCGCCGAAAGTGACAAGGTGCGCCCTGAGCACTTTGAGGCAGCGTGCCACCCGATTGCCCAAGCCGAGCTACTGAATCGCTCGTCAAGCGAAATGAATATTCTGGTTGGCCTGTGTGTGGGGCACGACATGTTGTTTAACAAATATTCCAAAGTACCTGTGACGACCTTGGTCGCCAAAGACCGTGTCACCGGGCATAATCCGGCCAGTGTCCTTTACGGCCAAAATTTTTGTTACAAACGATTGCAGAAAACGGCCCTGGATATCCCCACGACATGA
- a CDS encoding transposase → MALACRIVVPEYPHHVTQRGNTRATVFFDNEDRQQYLKLLAKYSKAFSLQIWAYCLMDNHVHLLVVPEKEDSLARGIGLTNQVLYPISQSQIEAKWSYLAEPVLFMSG, encoded by the coding sequence ATAGCTCTTGCATGCCGCATTGTCGTTCCCGAATATCCCCACCACGTCACTCAGCGCGGCAACACCCGCGCGACTGTCTTTTTTGACAATGAAGATCGCCAGCAATACCTCAAACTGCTGGCAAAATACAGCAAGGCGTTTTCTTTGCAGATTTGGGCTTATTGCTTAATGGACAACCATGTTCATTTGCTCGTGGTTCCCGAAAAAGAGGACTCTTTGGCTCGCGGCATTGGCCTGACAAATCAAGTCTTATACCCAATATCTCAATCGCAAATTGAAGCAAAGTGGTCGTATTTGGCAGAACCGGTTCTTTTCATGTCTGGTTGA